The proteins below come from a single Malus sylvestris chromosome 3, drMalSylv7.2, whole genome shotgun sequence genomic window:
- the LOC126617198 gene encoding NAC domain-containing protein 26-like has translation MAGYYQVPVGYRFMPRDDELLLGYLRPKLDGQDYPKGIVHDCDLYGLEEPSDIWRRLNRASHDGQECTDDKDIYVFTTLNSKAPNGSRVCRTVGTTGGTWKGEDAGKEIYASGIKQAIGFRKRFTYRNKGSPQNDHWIMLEFHLDPSLLRNKHHQVIPFASLAGSRSGRRRLTRSEARNRGKFVNKVRGSGFPEMSLDEREWVKKMVMTGQVAGGLTAYDRHILLAVNIGAASLSFVGSGFIVLFKKLRKFSFKLVFYLALHIALETDPRK, from the exons ATGGCTGGTTACTACCAAGTTCCAGTAGGGTACAGGTTCATGCCTCGAGACGACGAACTACTTCTTGGCTACCTTCGTCCCAAACTTGACGGACAGGACTATCCCAAGGGCATTGTTCATGACTGTGATCTCTACGGTCTTGAAGAACCATCGGACATATGGAGACGTCTTAACCGTGCATCACATGATGGTCAAGAATGTACAGATGATAAAGATATCTACGTCTTCACCACACTCAACTCGAAGGCTCCTAATGGCTCGCGTGTTTGCCGAACAGTTGGCACCACCGGCGGCACTTGGAAAGGCGAAGATGCCGGCAAGGAAATCTACGCTTCTGGGATTAAACAAGCTATTGGCTTCAGAAAAAGATTTACGTACAGGAACAAAGGATCCCCGCAGAATGACCATTGGATTATGCTTGAGTTCCATCTTGATCCATCTTTACTACGAAACAAACATCATCAAGTAA ttCCATTTGCTTCTCTCGCGGGTTCTCGGAGCGGACGCCGGCGGCTGACAAGGTCAGAGGCTCGCAACAGAGGGAAGTTTGTCAACAAGGTCAGAGGCTCGGGATTCCCGGAGATGAGCCTCGACGAAAGAGAGTGGGTGAAGAAAATGGTGATGACGGGGCAAGTCGCCGGAGGTCTGACGGCGTACGATCGCCACATCTTGTTGGCAGTAAACATCGGAGCGGCGAGCCTATCGTTTGTTGGGTCAGGGTTCATCGTCCTCTTCAAAAAGCTCCGCAAGTTCTCCTTCAAGCTCGTCTTCTACCTCGCGCTCCACATCGCCTTGGAAACTGATCCacggaaatga